TGCGGTGCGGAGCGCCCCGCGCCCGAGCTCTGCTCCCGCCGCGCCCCAGCTGCGGCGAAGGGGCGGCGGCAGGCGGGGAGCACCGGGGCCGCTTCCTTTTCCTCCGCCCGCCCGGGCCGCCCGCTGCCGAGCCCGCGGGGagccgggcggggcggggcggggccgggcggggcgGGACCGGGTGGGGGGCAGTGAGGGGGGAACCCACCTGAGGCTCTGGGCAGCGGCGAGGGGGCTGCACCCCCTCAGCTACGTGTCCCGCACCTGTGTGCATGGATGTGCATCATCCCTGTGCCCCCCCGGACACATGGGTGCCCCTCACCTCTCTGCATGGGTGTGCATCCCCCTGCAGCTGGGCGCAAGTATGTCCCGCAACGATGTGCACCCTCCCCGTCCCCCCTCGGACACGTAAGTGCCCACACCTGTGTGCAAATCATGTGAACACACACTCTGCACACCTGTGCATCCCACCCGCACCTGTGTACACACGCTCACAGGTCTCCTCCTCTCTTGTGTGTGTCTGGGTGCACATCCCGACCCCTCGCACCcgaggggacacacacagatACCCGCTCACACCTGACCTGAACACACGAATCACACATCTGCCTGCACACACGCAGGCACACAGCCCTGTACACCACTCCCcactcctcctgcagccctcgGGAACATGCACAGATGCACATGCACCCTCTCACACCGGTGTGCATGCACTCGCACCCCTACTCATTTAGGGGTGCACTAGGGACCCCACTTATCCCGTCCACCCATATGCACTGCCAGCAACGTGGCATATGCCACACTGACACGCGtgtttccccctcccccagcactgTCACACATGACACATACAGCCCCTCTCTGCCAGGTGAACCTCAAAACCCACGCACACGGCCGTGGCTTTGGCAGCGGGACAGTGCCACTCCACGCCTGCCAGCAGCACGGCCCCCACATCGGTGCCACGGCCAGCGGCTCCGGCTGGGTGCGAGGGCAGAGCTGCGGGGGGAGGCGATGGCAACGCTTCGGGAGTGGGGTGGCACggcaggcacagccccaggcAGCTACCTGCACACCCGGCCAGGGAtgaatgcagaaattaaaagggCTCCACGCTGCACCCCGGGGGCTTATTGATTATGGAGGCTTGCAGACAGCAGAGAAAGCTCGAATGAGAACCATGTGCTCATGGCTTCAAAAAGGCACGAAAACTTCTTAGATGCACAATGGCTTTCATTGCCAAACCCGTGGAAGAAATCACCCTGTCCCTCTCCGAGGCTCCAAGCCGCTGAGTTTATTTTACCTGACCACCCCCAGGCCAGTTGGTGAGTTTTTAACCCCGAGAGCACCAGTTGCACCACTCTTCAGCACACTCATCTTTGACCACCATCCCGGGGAatcagaaagcagctgtgtgCCTCCATCCCAGGTGGGTGTCCAAAGCCCTGCATGGTTACAGAGCTTTTTAAAACTTGCCATGATGAGGGGGTGATGAGCCAGAGCTGAGGACGGCACGGAGGGGCAGCACTGAGAAGAGCTGAAATTGTGGGATCAGCCTCCTGCCCAGTGCCAGGGctgtgatcatagaatcatagaatcagctgggttggaagggacctcagagatcatcaagtccaacccttggtccactactgctgcagttcccagcccatggcactgagtgccacatccagtctcttctgaaatatctccagacacggagaatccactacttccctgggcagcccattccaatgcctgatcaccctctctgtaaagaaattctttctaatctccaacctaaacctcccctggcacaacttaagaccctgccctcttgtcttgctgagagttgcctgggagaagagaccaacctccccctggctacaacctcctttcagggagttgtagaggtGGAGTAGATCAGAGGTGGGCAGGTGAGGGACTCCCGGCTATGGCAGTGAATCCATACTGGGGACCACCATGAGCATCAGGGGTCATCGTGCACCTGAGAGATGCACAGCAAGGTGGTGAGGTGTGGACAGTGGCAGAGGGATGAATCACATCCCACTGCTGAGACACTGGAGACGATGCAAGATCCGAGAACTGCCTGGGTGGGCTGAGTGCGAGAAGAGCAGAGGGTCTGACCTGGTGTTGGGGATCCTTTGGTGCTCCAAAAATCAAGTTATTTTGGCATCCTCCATCCGCTGCAATCCAAACGTGGCACCGTGCAGGCGCTGGTGTCCGGGACCAGCCCGCCCATGCTGCCATCTAATGGCAGGACACCGGAGAGGGCTCCCCCCACCACGGCGGGGAATTTTCCATCACAAACACAGTGACTGTGGGACCGATGGGACCTTTCCATTGTTGCCGTCCTGGGAAACAAAAGGATCTGATTTAAAAATCTTATCCGCCTTCCAGCACGTGGGGGGACCCGAGGAAGCAAAGGCTTCCCCAAAGCACAGGATAAAGACAGAGAGGGGAccaaggcaggagctgctggacgctgcccagctccaggcacAGCTATGGGAAAGGCACACTGGGGTGGCTCTGGGGACCTGCAAGGAAAATACAGCCTGGTGCCGGGGGTAGGTGGGGAGAGGCAGCCCTGGCAGGTGCAGAGCCCAGACGCTGGAGCAGAGGGATACTTCACCCCTATGGTGCTCGGTATCCCATCCTcttctgcccaaagccatggccaggCCCAGCTGGTCACCCATGTTCACACCACACTTGTGGATACTGCTCCACGGTGCTACGGTTTATCagtgaaatgtgtttttcaggCAGCATTTCCTTGCCAGctggcagctcagagcagcattttctcTGCAGGTAGAAGCTGCCCCATGAGGTGTATGCAGGGCAAGGGCTGTGCCTGccccagccttcctgcaggcacagccaggCAAGGACATTATAACCTGAAACACAGGTCTGCCTTGGACCTGAAACCCctgggcaggaggaagaggaaggatgtGCTTCCTCAGGAGCCTGCTCAACCCAGGGGTTTAGAACAAGCAGGAttcactgctctccagcttTGTCAAGTGGAAGGTGTAGGAGGTGGCAGCACTGGCACCAGCACACACCACAGCCCGTGCCACCACATCAGCCCATGCAGCACATGGCAGCAGTGGGCACAGGAGATGACACCCACACTGCCTGGCAGATCTGCTCCCACTCATGCTTCAGGGatggctgcctgctgctgacCAGTGCTGGGGCAGGTCAGGAGGGGTGACGGGTTTCATGCCTGCAGAGCCCCAAGCTCCAGACAGCATTCAGGatcagggcagccctggcctCTGCTTTGATGCTAGAGTGGACTTGAGTGTGATAAAAATGACAGTTCCTCTCAGCCCAGCACCGCcattcctccctcccacccatcAATCCCACCAGCCAGGTTTagatccatcccagccccttCTGTCTTCCCCTCCTAGGCTGGGGGaagagcctgggctgggagctgtTCTGTGCCCCCAGGTTGTTCTACACCCCAGTGCAGCAGATCCCAACACCACAGCACTCATCAGCCAGTGATCTATTGAACTTTAATGGTGATAAGCAGCACGCAGGGAGGCAGCACCGCAGTGGCCGGGCCAAGCACGGAGCTCCCTCTGCCGCCAGCCTGGAGCCCTTCCCAGTGAAGCCCTGCGATCAGAGGAAGCCCACACACCGCAGTCAAGAGGTATCTAACGGTGCTCTAGGACCACTGACTTCCTCCACAGAGTTTCAGTGGAGGTACGGGGGGATGGAAGGTGCAATCAGCCTGCATACTTCACCGTGCAATATACTCAGGCACAGAAGGTTGTTCTTTGAGAGCTGCCAGGCAGTGTGGccccccagcccatggcacaAAGTAGGCAGGGCAgacaggagctgggaagagaCTCTACCCCCTCCTTCCTGCCAAAAGTGAAATCAAACTAGCATCACCCAACACCCACCATGATCCAAGTGTGCAGAACTGGCCTCCAGGCAGTGACAAGGAGCCAGGCTGGTGTCCCCAAAGCATGCCAACCCCCCACCCTCACAGGGCAAGGTGGCAGAGGTACATGGGCTCCACATTTTCCAACCCATCGCTGAAGCAGGTGCTGAAGAAGGGGCAGTACCTCTCCGCAGAGACCTGGTGGAAGGTGAAGAGGTGGGACATGTCCCCAGCATCAAAAAAGGTGACAATGCCCTCCTGGCAGTCTAGGAAGACCCCCACTTTCCGGGGGGGCACGGCGTGGAGTCAGGCGCACccagggggtggtggtggcccAGTACTCAGTCCTGTTCCTCAGGCGGAGTGTCCAGTAGCCATTCTCAGGACACAGCTTGACCTTTGCTGCCCGGTCCACAGCCTCGGCAGCCACCCCCAGGTCCCACTTGGTTTTGCAGCCCACCCAGACCTCCCAGTAGTGTTGGCCACTGCCAAAGGTCTGTGAGCTGAGGACATTGACACACTGACGGAAGCGCcgggggctgctggggacaggctgggctctgctcctctctgtcaCTGCTGTCAGGTCTCTGGAGAAGACCAGGTTGGGGTGGGCTGACTCAGGGTCGAAGGTGAGTGGGGCAGGAGCTGTAAAGTCATCAAACATAGCATTTTACCCGTTGTATATTGCCTCTTAGAGCATCCCCAACCCCACCAGCAcatccatccctcccacccATCCGCTCACCGGGGCAGATGGACCTCAGCATCTGCCTCCAGAAGATGTACTGCAAGGGGCCACCATGGCTGTCCCTATAGAGCTCCGTGTCAAAGGCAGGCTGGGTCTCAACCTGCACTGAGGGTCTAGGGCAGAGAGAATGGCAGTCAATCCTTTGGCTGTGCCACCAGTGAGGCACGAGGGAAGAGCAGTCAGGACTGCAGCACACGATGGCCTGGGACAGATTATGGAAGAGATAGGACACAAACCTCCCTGGCAGCTGCGTgttcctccccagcacagcaagTGGCTCAGGGCAGAAGTGTTGTGGACTGAGACAGGCCTGGCAGCACTGCTCATGGAGCCATGGCTCATGGCAGACCAGCACCCAATGCAGCCAAGCAGGACTCCAGCAgtgggctgcagagctgggctgcaccccactgcagcacccagggagggagggggaaaggacaCTGTCCCCTGCAGCAGTTCTGTCCCTCAGCTACTCACGGCCTCAAAGCTGCACCTCAGAGTCACTTCTATAGCCCTATGAGTTTTAAGAAGCTAAGAAATggaggggagaagcagaggcACCCAAAGTTTGTGGCACCAGCCTTGCTCCCACTTGCAGCATGCATAGCTCTTGCACCCATCCCAAACCAACACGTCTCCCCCactctcccagcccagccatCCTGACACACATGCTCTCTGGGCACAGCATTCAACATGTGCTGGAGACCAGCCCCCACCaagcacagcaccagcagcttgCTGAGCAATTTGTGATGCTTTTAAAACATGAGATAAGATTCTTCTCCCATGTAGTCCCAGCCAGGGACAGAGATAAGCTCCTGAAAAGAGAATTGGCCTCTTTCATGCCAGACACGTACCTGATATCCAGGCTCTCCACCTGCagtgagaagcagagagaaTCAGCAGTCACTGTCTGCAATTCATGCAGCTGCACAAACAAGCTCCCTG
This window of the Calypte anna isolate BGI_N300 chromosome 13, bCalAnn1_v1.p, whole genome shotgun sequence genome carries:
- the LOC103536093 gene encoding LOW QUALITY PROTEIN: nuclear factor 7, brain-like (The sequence of the model RefSeq protein was modified relative to this genomic sequence to represent the inferred CDS: deleted 1 base in 1 codon); translated protein: MAGRSQDRSLREELTCAICCDLFSQPVMLDCMHHFCKSCIQQYWESCDHVPSCPQCRREFPSRAFRTHYLLAGLVEKLRHCGSAEHQHKMQKHLEDALQARQKDMENFLQRKRAVQEGISGLMKVSGELNFKIRSEFARLHQILEEEERAVLAELAEKEEQSLARLRGDVHRLEEGMAVLQRDIEHIEQILSKMEEVSLLEVESLDIRPSVQVETQPAFDTELYRDSHGGPLQYIFWRQMLRSICPAPAPLTFDPESAHPNLVFSRDLTAVTERSRAQPVPSSPRRFRQCVNVLSSQTFGSGQHYWEVWVGCKTKWDLGVAAEAVDRAAKVKLCPENGYWTLRLRNRTEYWATTTPWVRLTPRRPPRKVGVFLDCQEGIVTFFDAGDMSHLFTFHQVSAERYCPFFSTCFSDGLENVEPMYLCHLAL